In Dasypus novemcinctus isolate mDasNov1 chromosome 8, mDasNov1.1.hap2, whole genome shotgun sequence, the genomic stretch CTAAATTCCAGAgtgactttttaatttattctcttgATAGACTTGTACCACTCGTCTCGATTCACTAGCCATGCCCCTTCCTCAGCAGCAACTTGGCAACCCCAGGGGGCCCTGAACCCCGGCCCCTTGGGTTGTTTGGAACCAGCTGCATCTGGGGGAAGACGTTGCATGCAGCCTCTGGAAAATAGGCAGAGTAATTTGTTTCCTGTGCAGTGAGTCAGGAATCCTTTGGCTGACTCTCCTCCCAGGCAGGTGCTATTACCTCCAATAAAAATGAAGAAGCTGAGGCGCAGATAGGCTTGGAGGCAGCTAGGACCAGGCTGCGCGGGGCTGCCTTTTTGCCTGTGCTGTACAGGTTCACGAGAATCGGGTTTGTTTTTTTACACCCCAAAGATCCAAAGATGGCAAACCATGGTGCAGTGGAAGGGAGCACTGGCTAGAGAGCCTGGAAGTTCGGGTTCTAGTCCTGGCTGTGCTGATTTGCTGTGTGACCAAGCACCCCACATCAGCAGTTGAGGCCTGGGAAGAAGACTCTTCGCTGGAGGGGTAGTTCTGCCCAGTGTGGTTTCCCTCACCTCGAGCATCCTGAGGTGGAATTGGGGTGGACTGCCCCTTGTCCTGCATACCCATGGCTTCCCGGCTGCAGATCCGGCTGCTGACGTGGGACGTGAAAGACACGCTGCTCAGGCTCTGCCGCCCTGTCGGGGAGGAGTATGCCACCAAAGCCCGGGCCCACGGGCTGGAGGTGGAGGCTGCAACCCTGGGGCAAACTTTCAGCCAGGCCTACAGGGCTCAGAGTCACAGCTTCCCCAACTACGGCCTGAGCCGCGGCCTCACCTCCCGTCAGTGGTGGCTGGATGTCATTCAGCAGACCTTCCGCCTAGCAGGTGTTCGGGACACCCAGGCAGTAGCCCCCATCGCTGACCAGCTGTACAAGGATTTCAGCAGCCCCCACACCTGGCAGGTGTTGGAGGGAGCGAAGGCCACTCTCAGGAGATGCCGCAAACGGGGTCTGAGGCTGGCCGTGATCTCCAACTTTGACAAACGGCTCGAGGACATCCTGGTGGGTCTTGGCCTGAGGGAACATTTTGACTTTGTGCTGACTTCTGAGGCTGCTGGCTGGCCCAAGCCGGACCCCCGAATTTTCCTTGAGGCTTTGCGGCTGGCTCACCTGGAGCCTGCTGTGGCGGCCCATGTTGGAGACAGTTACTGCTGTGATTACCAGGGGGCACGGGCTGTAGGCATGCATGCCTTCCTGGTGCCTGGCCCCGGGCCTCTGGACCCTGAAGTCAAGGATTCTGTGCCCAAAGAGCACATACTCCCCTCATTGTCCCATCTCTTACCTGCCCTTGACCTCCTGGAGGGCTCTCACCTGGGGCTTTGAGTCTGATGAGGAAAGTGGCTGGCCCCTGAGGCCCTGGGGAACCTCCTAGGtaaatatcagagataaggaGCCCTTGCCTTCCCCACACATCTGGCCTTTGCCCCTCTCCCTGTAGCCTCTGACACCCATTCTGACTATAAAGCAGTGCGTGCTGGGCTTTCAGCCAAATCCCACTAACCAGCTCCTGGTTTCTGACGTCATTCCCCAATTCCCATTCCCACCCATGTCCCTTTTCTACAGCGAGTCCCCCCCACCTCCAGCAAGATTCCCTGAGGGCCCAAGGAGCTTCAAAACCAGGTGCTTTCAAACTTTGTTTTAGTAGCAAGACCCTTTTCTCATGGGAGGTCTTATATGGAACCCCAAtatgcaaaaatgtaaaaaaaaaaaaaagagggtgtagctcagtgggtgagtgcctgcttccaatgtacgaggtcccaggttcaatcccctgtgcctcctaaataaataaaaaataatagaaaacaccA encodes the following:
- the HDHD3 gene encoding haloacid dehalogenase-like hydrolase domain-containing protein 3; its protein translation is MASRLQIRLLTWDVKDTLLRLCRPVGEEYATKARAHGLEVEAATLGQTFSQAYRAQSHSFPNYGLSRGLTSRQWWLDVIQQTFRLAGVRDTQAVAPIADQLYKDFSSPHTWQVLEGAKATLRRCRKRGLRLAVISNFDKRLEDILVGLGLREHFDFVLTSEAAGWPKPDPRIFLEALRLAHLEPAVAAHVGDSYCCDYQGARAVGMHAFLVPGPGPLDPEVKDSVPKEHILPSLSHLLPALDLLEGSHLGL